One stretch of Pyrenophora tritici-repentis strain M4 chromosome 4, whole genome shotgun sequence DNA includes these proteins:
- a CDS encoding AraJ, Arabinose efflux permease produces the protein MAVLQEANSASPIEETTPLLPHENEPKQREGKRGVSVLFRALLCAFLVSLTFGITQVPILYAFRLMMCDAFYEHHEPDPDVDDICARREIEAGAARSFAVLASSTTIFGLVNLLVAGWTIKRLGVKLALIIQIFWPAVRLLVQTIGIMHGGKIGILIVQSSQIITVVGGPNGYVLCLNSLVADVVQHEARTGSLGRLQGCMYFGSAIGFLVGGVVGDYFGILAPFRMTLALFLLCCLYVALSLPAMPPPIEDENAKPRQSTGIARFLGPLRIFAPQKWVLPDGRTCTQTGALTLGIGVFLGILATGYIPVLLQMYATAEFHFGTSENGALIFLYSSLRGGFLSLVFPRIIAAGRKWLGDGDKKREEEEEQRGPLLAVHVIPPTPATTETVDPLENEEPPNPEPTNEQETFAFDLFYARFSLLLDGILTGVAVFVSQGWQMFLVAVLLPCAAGTGAASKGSILQMLPNAERVDALAGITLVENIARLSTTTVFGLTFAALAEIGQSHLTFVCNAAVALLGFVVLIFTRFPPKGSHRVGA, from the coding sequence ATGGCTGTCCTGCAAGAGGCCAACAGTGCCTCGCCAATTGAGGAAACGACGCCCCTTCTGCCACACGAAAATGAACCCAAACAAAGAGAAGGGAAGCGGGGCGTATCAGTCTTGTTTCGCGCTTTGCTCTGCGCTTTTCTCGTCTCGTTGACCTTTGGCATTACTCAAGTTCCCATCCTCTATGCTTTCCGCCTCATGATGTGCGATGCGTTTTACGAGCATCATGAACCGGATCCCGACGTCGATGATATTTGCGCCAGGCGCGAGATCGAGGCTGGAGCTGCGCGCTCTTTTGCTGTTTTGGCCTCGTCGACTACGATTTTTGGTCTGGTGAATCTGCTTGTAGCTGGGTGGACGATTAAAAGGCTGGGCGTCAAGTTGGCGCTCATTATTCAGATTTTTTGGCCTGCGGTGCGTCTGCTGGTGCAGACTATCGGTATCATGCACGGCGGCAAGATTGGCATCTTGATTGTGCAGTCTTCCCAGATCATCACTGTCGTAGGTGGCCCGAATGGTTACGTCCTATGTCTCAATTCGCTGGTTGCCGATGTGGTCCAGCATGAAGCGCGGACTGGCTCATTGGGCCGCCTTCAGGGCTGCATGTACTTTGGCTCCGCAATTGGCTTTTTGGTTGGTGGTGTTGTAGGTGACTACTTTGGTATTCTTGCGCCGTTCCGCATGACGCTGGCATTGTTCCTGCTATGCTGCTTATACGTTGCCTTGTCTCTACCTGCCATGCCTCCGCCCATAGAGGACGAGAACGCGAAGCCTCGCCAAAGCACCGGTATTGCGCGCTTCTTGGGCCCTCTTCGAATCTTTGCGCCGCAAAAATGGGTTCTACCAGACGGACGTACATGCACTCAGACCGGAGCATTGACCCTAGGCATTGGCGTCTTCTTGGGTATCCTTGCGACAGGATATATACCAGTGCTACTCCAAATGTACGCAACTGCGGAATTTCATTTTGGTACCAGTGAGAATGGAGCATTGATCTTCCTATACTCGTCTTTGAGAGGTGGGTTTCTCTCCCTCGTCTTCCCGCGCATCATTGCTGCTGGGCGGAAATGGCTGGGTGACGGCGACAAAAAGAgggaagaggaagaagagcaaAGGGGGCCACTACTCGCAGTCCATGTCATACCGCCCACGCCCGCGACAACAGAGACTGTTGATCCCCTGGAGAATGAGGAACCGCCAAACCCAGAACCAACGAATGAACAAGAGACGTTTGCGTTTGACCTGTTCTACGCGCGTTTCAGTCTTTTGCTTGATGGGATCCTTACCGGCGTCGCCGTCTTTGTGTCGCAGGGATGGCAGATGTTTCTTGTCGCCGTATTGCTACCATGTGCTGCAGGTACGGGTGCAGCGTCAAAGGGATCGATCCTCCAGATGCTTCCAAACGCCGAGCGCGTCGACGCATTGGCTGGCATTACACTTGTTGAAAACATCGCACGACTGTCGACCACTACAGTATTCGGATTGACATTTGCGGCGCTCGCTGAGATCGGGCAAAGTCATCTCACGTTCGTCTGCAACGCTGCTGTTGCATTGCTCGGCTTCGTGGTCTTGATTTTCACGCGCTTTCCGCCGAAAGGTA